A portion of the Faecalibacterium sp. I3-3-89 genome contains these proteins:
- a CDS encoding translation factor GTPase family protein has product MAEKSEKQLVVGILAHVDSGKTTLSEAMLYRAGSIRRLGRVDNKDAFLDTDTLEKARGITIFSKQALLKTGRTGITLLDTPGHVDFSTETERTLQVLDYAVLVVSGTDGVQSHTETLWRLLRRYHIPTFVFINKMDLPGPGKEALLGQLSRRLGEGFVDFGAPQAERDEALALCDERLMETMLDAGGLTAEDIIPAIARRHVFPCWFGVALQRENAGGLQGVDELLEGLDRYTRAAPALEAFGARVFKVSQDERGERLTWLRVTGGELKVKAQLTGEADGEPWAEKANQLRLYSGAKYTLAEAIGPGQVCAVTGLTKARPGTGLGAERDSDLPVLEPVLSYRVCLPEGADVHAALGRLHRLEEEEPQLHVVWNETLGEIHVQLMGEIQLEVLKSLLAERYGLDVEFDSGGILYKETITEAIEGVGHYEPLRHYAEVHLKLEPLPRGSGMQFAADCREEELDKNWQRLVLTHLEEKQHVGVLMGAPLTDMKITLIAGRAHLKHTEGGDFRQATYRAVRQGLMMADQIKKTQLLEPWYSFRLEVPAENIGRAMSDIQRMEGSFDPPETAPDGQTATLTGFAPVAAMRSYPMEVVSYSRGRGHLSLTLDGYRPCHNAAEVIAAAGYEPEHDLDNPADSVFCSHGAGFVVPWEQVRSHMHVDSGWGHTAPTAEESAARPRRMAAYRATLEEDAELLKIFERTYGPIKRDPLAAFRPVQKKERPDFAAEQWEIAPEYLLVDGYNIIFAWDELNALAKESLDAARHRLMDILCNYQGFKKCVLILVFDAYRVPGSPGSIEEYHNIHVVYTKEAETADMFIERVTHEIGRNRRVRVATSDGMEQVIILGHGALRVSARMFHQEVQDVEKEIKRYIQGEA; this is encoded by the coding sequence ATGGCGGAAAAAAGCGAAAAACAGCTGGTGGTGGGCATCCTCGCCCATGTAGACTCCGGCAAGACCACTCTCTCCGAAGCAATGCTCTACCGTGCGGGCAGCATCCGCAGGCTGGGCCGGGTGGACAACAAGGATGCCTTCCTCGACACCGATACGCTGGAAAAAGCGCGGGGCATCACGATCTTTTCCAAGCAGGCCCTGCTGAAGACGGGCCGCACCGGCATCACCCTGCTGGACACCCCCGGCCATGTGGATTTTTCCACCGAGACAGAGCGGACGCTGCAGGTGCTGGACTACGCGGTGCTGGTCGTCAGCGGCACCGACGGCGTCCAGAGCCACACCGAGACCCTCTGGCGTCTGCTGCGGCGGTATCATATCCCCACCTTCGTCTTTATCAACAAGATGGACCTGCCCGGACCGGGGAAAGAAGCCCTTCTGGGGCAGCTTTCCCGCCGTCTGGGCGAGGGCTTCGTGGACTTCGGTGCCCCGCAGGCCGAACGGGACGAGGCACTGGCCCTCTGCGACGAGCGCCTGATGGAGACGATGCTGGACGCAGGCGGCCTGACGGCGGAGGACATCATCCCCGCCATCGCCCGGCGGCACGTCTTTCCCTGCTGGTTCGGCGTGGCCCTTCAGCGGGAGAACGCAGGCGGATTGCAGGGCGTGGATGAGCTGCTGGAGGGGCTTGACAGATACACCCGTGCCGCCCCGGCGCTGGAAGCCTTTGGTGCCCGGGTGTTCAAGGTCTCGCAGGATGAGCGGGGCGAGCGGCTGACGTGGCTGCGGGTCACGGGCGGGGAGCTGAAGGTCAAGGCCCAGCTCACCGGCGAAGCGGACGGAGAGCCTTGGGCCGAAAAGGCCAACCAGCTGCGGCTCTATTCGGGTGCAAAGTATACGCTGGCAGAGGCCATCGGGCCGGGACAGGTCTGCGCCGTCACCGGCCTGACCAAGGCCCGCCCCGGCACCGGCCTCGGCGCCGAGCGGGACAGCGACCTCCCGGTGCTGGAACCGGTGCTGAGCTACCGGGTCTGCCTGCCCGAGGGCGCGGACGTCCATGCCGCGCTGGGCAGGCTCCACCGTCTGGAAGAGGAAGAGCCGCAGCTCCACGTCGTCTGGAACGAGACGCTGGGCGAGATCCACGTCCAGCTCATGGGCGAGATCCAGCTCGAGGTACTGAAAAGCCTGTTGGCGGAGCGGTATGGGCTGGACGTGGAATTCGATTCCGGCGGCATACTATATAAGGAAACGATAACGGAGGCCATCGAGGGCGTGGGCCATTATGAGCCGCTGCGCCACTACGCCGAGGTCCATCTGAAGCTGGAGCCGCTGCCCCGGGGCAGCGGGATGCAGTTTGCCGCCGACTGCCGGGAAGAGGAGCTGGACAAGAACTGGCAGCGCCTCGTGCTGACGCATCTGGAAGAAAAGCAGCATGTCGGCGTCCTCATGGGCGCACCGCTGACGGACATGAAGATCACCCTTATCGCGGGCCGCGCCCACCTCAAGCACACCGAGGGCGGCGACTTCCGTCAGGCCACCTACCGCGCCGTGCGGCAGGGCCTGATGATGGCAGACCAGATCAAAAAGACCCAGCTCCTCGAGCCGTGGTATTCCTTCCGGCTGGAAGTGCCTGCGGAGAACATTGGCCGGGCCATGAGCGACATCCAGCGGATGGAGGGCAGCTTCGACCCGCCCGAGACCGCCCCCGACGGCCAGACGGCCACTCTCACCGGCTTTGCGCCGGTGGCAGCCATGCGCAGCTACCCGATGGAGGTGGTGAGCTACAGCCGGGGCCGGGGACATCTGAGCCTGACGCTGGACGGCTACCGCCCCTGCCACAATGCGGCGGAGGTCATCGCGGCGGCGGGCTATGAGCCGGAGCACGACTTGGACAACCCCGCCGATTCGGTCTTCTGCTCCCACGGCGCGGGCTTCGTCGTGCCGTGGGAACAGGTGCGCAGCCATATGCACGTGGACAGCGGCTGGGGCCACACCGCCCCGACGGCAGAAGAGAGCGCCGCCCGGCCCCGCCGGATGGCCGCGTACCGTGCCACGCTGGAAGAGGACGCCGAGCTGCTGAAGATCTTCGAGCGCACCTATGGCCCCATCAAGCGGGATCCGCTGGCGGCGTTTCGCCCGGTGCAGAAGAAGGAGCGGCCCGATTTTGCCGCCGAACAGTGGGAGATCGCGCCGGAATACCTGCTGGTGGACGGCTACAACATCATCTTCGCGTGGGACGAGCTGAATGCACTCGCCAAGGAGAGCCTCGACGCCGCCCGCCACCGGCTGATGGACATTCTTTGCAACTATCAGGGCTTCAAGAAGTGCGTCCTCATCCTCGTCTTTGACGCCTACCGCGTACCGGGCAGCCCCGGCAGCATCGAGGAGTATCACAACATCCATGTCGTCTATACGAAAGAGGCCGAGACGGCGGATATGTTCATCGAGCGCGTTACCCATGAGATCGGCAGGAACCGCCGGGTGCGGGTGGCGACCTCCGACGGTATGGAGCAGGTCATCATTCTGGGCCACGGTGCGCTCCGCGTCTCGGCCCGGATGTTCCACCAAGAGGTGCAGGACGTAGAAAAAGAGATCAAGCGCTACATTCAGGGGGAGGC
- a CDS encoding peptide ABC transporter substrate-binding protein has product MNIDFESRNITRRSFLKGAGVVGAAGLLSACGGSKSNNSGSTAASGVEAPNSTGATPLKEYISWESANREIESWNLLYSQTLSDANVVTNLWDGLMSFDCYGKLVPAIATSWEANEDSTVWTFHLRDDVDWVDCNGEVKEHITATDFLVGLEWVLNASKNEANNTSMPTLYIVGAEEYYEKTKDMGAAAADLHYQDMLDAGVGIEAPDDYTLVFTCKDPCPYFDTVASYTSFYPASQALIDELGIETFRGCDNTNMWYCGPYIVEEYIQGNTKSYIPNPHYYDAANVSRFERLTVTMISDQAIAFQLYQNRELDEIDLNESTITTITSDPNNEYNSQLCEKRARPSAYAMHFNYQKNNADGTPDVNWNKAIANTAFRQCFYRGLNLKAWFSRYNKINPLKCENDYYTMKGLCYNTQGAEYTTLVAKEMGFDTEKYDGETMIRLRANGGDISALKKQAMEELSAIGVTFPVKATYFIIASSTSALDNATILKQCFSDSFGDDFIKLDVQTYVSSLTQEVRTPQLQSFVINGWSADFGDPINFLGQETLHDDNAFYSHYYSNIARVAEAPADYQKDLMDAFEQYTDLVNAANAIVNDTDARYEAFAKAEAYMLENVLVSPTYYDIAWSLTHANEYSKINAMYGGCNYKAVNWETSEEAYTTVQYEQFAKAFDQASQG; this is encoded by the coding sequence ATGAACATCGATTTTGAGTCCCGCAACATCACCCGCCGCAGCTTCCTGAAGGGCGCCGGCGTCGTGGGTGCCGCCGGCCTGCTGTCCGCCTGCGGCGGCAGCAAGTCCAACAACTCCGGCAGCACGGCTGCTTCCGGCGTGGAGGCCCCCAACTCCACCGGTGCCACCCCCCTCAAGGAGTACATTTCCTGGGAGTCTGCCAACCGTGAAATCGAGAGCTGGAATCTGCTGTACAGCCAGACCCTCAGCGACGCCAACGTCGTCACCAACCTGTGGGACGGCCTGATGAGCTTCGACTGCTACGGCAAGCTGGTGCCCGCCATCGCCACCAGCTGGGAGGCCAACGAGGACTCCACCGTCTGGACCTTCCACCTGCGCGACGATGTGGACTGGGTGGACTGCAACGGCGAGGTGAAGGAGCACATCACCGCCACCGATTTTCTGGTCGGTCTGGAGTGGGTGCTGAACGCCTCCAAGAACGAGGCCAACAACACCTCCATGCCCACCCTGTACATCGTGGGCGCTGAGGAGTACTACGAGAAGACCAAGGATATGGGCGCTGCCGCCGCCGACCTGCACTATCAGGATATGCTGGACGCAGGCGTGGGCATCGAGGCTCCCGACGACTACACTCTGGTGTTCACCTGCAAGGATCCCTGCCCCTACTTTGACACCGTGGCCTCCTACACCAGCTTCTACCCCGCCTCTCAGGCGCTGATCGACGAGCTGGGTATCGAGACCTTCCGCGGCTGCGACAACACCAATATGTGGTACTGCGGCCCCTACATCGTCGAGGAGTATATTCAGGGCAACACCAAGAGCTATATCCCCAACCCCCACTACTACGATGCTGCCAACGTCAGCCGCTTCGAGCGTCTGACCGTGACCATGATCTCCGATCAGGCCATCGCATTCCAGCTCTACCAGAACCGCGAGCTGGACGAGATCGACCTGAACGAGAGCACCATCACCACCATCACCTCCGACCCCAACAACGAATACAACAGCCAGCTCTGTGAGAAGCGCGCCCGCCCCTCTGCCTACGCCATGCACTTCAACTACCAGAAGAACAACGCCGACGGCACCCCCGATGTGAACTGGAACAAGGCCATCGCCAACACCGCTTTCCGTCAGTGCTTCTACCGCGGCCTGAACCTGAAGGCATGGTTCTCCCGCTACAACAAGATCAACCCCCTGAAGTGCGAGAACGACTACTACACCATGAAGGGCCTGTGCTACAACACGCAGGGCGCTGAGTACACCACTCTGGTGGCCAAGGAGATGGGCTTCGACACCGAGAAGTACGATGGCGAGACCATGATCCGCCTGCGTGCCAACGGCGGCGACATCTCTGCCCTGAAGAAGCAGGCCATGGAGGAGCTGAGCGCCATCGGCGTCACCTTCCCCGTCAAGGCCACCTACTTCATCATCGCCAGCAGCACCTCCGCACTGGACAACGCCACCATCCTGAAGCAGTGCTTCTCCGACAGCTTCGGCGACGACTTCATCAAGCTGGACGTCCAGACCTACGTTTCCAGCCTGACGCAGGAGGTCCGCACTCCTCAGCTCCAGAGCTTTGTCATCAACGGCTGGAGCGCCGACTTCGGCGACCCCATCAACTTCCTCGGTCAGGAGACCCTCCACGACGACAACGCTTTCTACTCTCACTACTACTCCAACATCGCCCGGGTGGCTGAGGCTCCTGCCGACTACCAGAAAGACCTGATGGACGCTTTCGAGCAGTACACCGATCTGGTCAATGCCGCCAACGCCATCGTCAACGACACCGACGCCCGCTACGAGGCCTTCGCCAAGGCTGAGGCCTATATGCTGGAGAACGTGCTGGTCAGCCCCACCTATTATGACATCGCATGGTCCCTGACCCACGCCAACGAGTACAGCAAGATCAACGCCATGTACGGCGGCTGCAACTACAAGGCCGTCAACTGGGAGACCAGCGAAGAGGCCTACACCACCGTCCAGTACGAGCAGTTCGCCAAGGCATTCGATCAGGCTTCTCAGGGCTGA
- a CDS encoding peptide ABC transporter substrate-binding protein: MYHDFESHAITRRSFLKGAGAVGAAGLLAACGGSSSSSTAASASSASSGAAASGKGLSELFTYETSGREIESWNMLYSQQAIDFNVTTNLIDGLIGFDNYGKPVPAIAKSWEHNEDSTVWTFHLRDDVDWVDINGEVQDHLTSKDFLTGFEWVLNAKKNQASNTSMPSTTVVGAADYYDKTYAMDDAAAAALTYDDMLAAGVGIDAPDDYTVVFTCLNPCPYFDTVASYVCCYPAPPALVEKLGVEGFRGVDYTQQWCCGPYLIEEFVADNSKRFIPNPHYYAADECTRFERVSLSMITDLTVGYQLYQNRELDELELSESTLTTITSDSSNAYNDQLCEKRPTKYAYDFHFNFNCLNSDGTPNENWNKAVANRAFRRCFQEGLNLIPYYARFNKINPLKCENSFYTMKGVCYNSKGTDYVDLVAKELGIDGEKYDGETMIHLRKSTADSIAALKKQAMDELSAVGVTFPVKVPFFFVAGNTVQQDNATVLKQCFTDSFGDDFIQLELGTYVSSLAKEVRIPKLHGFVINGWGADFGDPINFLGQEILHDSNAYYAVNYSNIPLVAENPADYQKELVEEFEQFTDLVNAANAIVDDTDARYEAFAKAEAYMINNSLAVPCYYDVHWCLTHVNEYTKINAMFGPCNYKYINWETSEDAYTTAQYEEFAKAFDAAKA, translated from the coding sequence ATGTACCACGATTTTGAGTCTCACGCCATCACCCGCCGCAGCTTCCTCAAGGGCGCAGGCGCTGTGGGCGCAGCCGGTCTGCTGGCCGCCTGCGGCGGCAGCTCCTCTTCCAGCACTGCTGCCAGCGCCTCCTCTGCATCCTCCGGTGCAGCGGCCTCCGGCAAGGGCCTGAGCGAGCTGTTCACCTACGAGACCTCCGGCCGCGAGATCGAGAGCTGGAATATGCTCTACAGCCAGCAGGCCATCGACTTCAACGTCACCACCAACCTCATCGACGGCCTCATCGGCTTCGACAACTACGGCAAGCCCGTCCCCGCCATCGCCAAGAGCTGGGAGCACAACGAAGACTCCACCGTCTGGACCTTCCACCTGCGGGATGACGTGGACTGGGTGGACATCAACGGCGAGGTGCAGGATCATCTGACCAGCAAGGACTTCCTCACCGGCTTCGAGTGGGTGCTGAACGCCAAGAAGAATCAGGCCTCCAACACCTCCATGCCCTCCACCACCGTCGTGGGCGCAGCCGACTACTATGACAAGACCTATGCGATGGACGACGCAGCCGCCGCGGCCCTGACCTACGACGATATGCTGGCCGCAGGCGTCGGCATCGATGCACCGGACGACTACACCGTCGTCTTTACCTGCCTGAACCCCTGCCCCTACTTCGACACCGTGGCTTCCTACGTCTGCTGCTACCCGGCCCCTCCGGCTCTGGTGGAAAAGCTGGGCGTCGAGGGCTTCCGCGGCGTGGACTACACCCAGCAGTGGTGCTGCGGCCCCTACCTCATCGAGGAATTTGTGGCCGACAACTCCAAGCGCTTCATTCCGAACCCCCACTATTATGCGGCAGACGAGTGCACCCGCTTCGAGCGCGTGTCCCTGAGCATGATCACCGACCTGACCGTGGGCTACCAGCTGTACCAGAACCGCGAGCTGGACGAGCTGGAGCTGAGCGAGAGCACCCTGACCACCATCACCTCCGACAGCTCCAACGCCTACAATGACCAGCTCTGCGAGAAGCGCCCCACCAAGTACGCCTACGACTTCCACTTCAACTTCAACTGCCTCAACTCCGACGGCACCCCCAACGAGAACTGGAACAAGGCCGTGGCCAACCGGGCGTTCCGCCGCTGCTTCCAAGAGGGCCTGAACCTCATCCCCTACTACGCACGCTTCAACAAGATCAACCCCCTCAAGTGCGAAAACAGCTTCTACACCATGAAGGGCGTCTGCTATAACTCCAAAGGCACCGACTACGTTGATCTGGTGGCCAAGGAGCTGGGCATCGACGGCGAGAAGTACGACGGCGAGACCATGATCCACCTGCGCAAGTCCACCGCCGACTCCATCGCCGCCCTCAAGAAGCAGGCCATGGACGAGCTTTCCGCCGTCGGCGTCACCTTCCCGGTGAAAGTCCCCTTCTTCTTCGTGGCCGGCAACACCGTCCAGCAGGACAACGCCACCGTCCTCAAGCAGTGCTTCACCGATAGCTTCGGCGACGACTTCATCCAGCTGGAGCTTGGCACCTACGTCTCCAGCCTTGCCAAGGAGGTCCGCATCCCCAAGCTGCACGGCTTCGTCATCAACGGCTGGGGCGCAGACTTCGGCGACCCCATCAACTTCCTCGGTCAGGAGATCCTGCATGACTCCAACGCCTACTATGCCGTCAACTACTCCAACATCCCCCTCGTGGCGGAGAACCCCGCCGACTACCAGAAGGAGCTGGTAGAGGAGTTCGAGCAGTTCACCGACCTCGTCAACGCCGCCAACGCCATCGTGGACGACACCGATGCCCGCTACGAGGCCTTCGCAAAGGCCGAGGCCTACATGATCAACAACTCGCTGGCTGTCCCCTGCTACTACGACGTCCACTGGTGCCTCACCCATGTCAACGAGTACACCAAGATCAACGCCATGTTCGGCCCCTGCAACTACAAGTACATCAACTGGGAGACCAGCGAGGACGCCTACACCACGGCCCAGTACGAGGAGTTCGCCAAGGCATTCGACGCAGCAAAAGCTTAA